GCTACGAGCCCGTGGACCTGAGCCCTACCCCCCTCAACGTGCAGGCCTTCGCTAGCCTGGGAGCCGATGGCAGCCAGACGGTTACGGTATTCAACCTGGAAAGCAACACGCCGGTTAGCCTCATTGTGGCGGCGGGCCAGGCGGTGAGCGCCGTGGCCATGCAGCGCCTCACCGGGGCCAGCCTCGATGCCACCGACGGCATCACCCTGGGCGGCCAGGCCGTGGCGGCCGATGGCACCTTCAGCCCCGCCAGCACCAGCTACGGCACCAGCGGCAGCAGCTTCGTGGTGAACGTGCCAGCGGCCAGCGCCGTGGTTTTCACGTGCAAGTAGCCTGGTAGCTACGCCGGTCTTACCTCACTTTGCAGCTTGAGCACCTTGTCGCCGTTTTCCTGCACGATGAGCAGCGCCGGGTCGTCGGCCGTACCGTTGCGGGTAATGTCGCTGCCCTTTATTTTACGGGTAGTGTGCTCTTTGTGAATGCTTTCAATCTTGCCGGTGGCCGTGCCGGTGCCGTATTTCCAGCTTACTTTGGTGCCTTTGCGCATGGGGAGGGGGTAGGGAAAAGGAGGGAATGAAGAGCAGTCCGCCGCGGCTTTTTTACTCCAAAGCTTTCGTGTGGGTTTTGCGCGGCGGCCGAAGCCTTAATAACTTTCGAGTAGGCAGTTCGTTAATCAGGCAATTCACTATTTTTGTTCGCTATGCAGCTGTCTTGCTTCACCATCGCGCTGATTGCAGCCGCTAGCCTATTGGTGCGGCAAGGCCGGGCGCAACGCGCGCCGGTAGCTCCGCTCGCACCCATTGATGCACCGGCAGTTGTGCCCATTAAGGTCACGGGCCTAGGGGTGTTGATTGAGCCAAGACGCACCGCGGCAACTCAGGCGGCGAATTTTTCAGCAGCAGCGCAGTCACAGCCCCGTATTCCGTGGCCGTTATTTTTAATCAATTCAAAAATTGTCATCAACGGTGCGCTGCTTAATATTTACCCACGGGACATAGCGAATATCATCGTTTATAAGGATGATAAAATGCCGGCTAACTGGCGCACTACCCCGAACAACGGCATGATAGAGATTTTTCTAAAAAAAAGCATGCGGGTGCCTTCCCGGTCACTAGCCAGTTTGAAACACCAAGCGCACCTGCACGGCCCGGTGCGGTTCGCGGTGGATGGACAGCTTCTACCCGATGCGTCGTTGCGGGTAGCGACTAGCTGCATTGCCAAGCTGGAAGTGCGGCCCGCAGCGCATAAGGGCGAGTCCGCCGAGTTGAATATTTTGCTGGTTGAAATTCCGCCAACCAACTATCCGCCCGGCACCATCATGATTCGCGGCACGGCCAGCCGCTAGCGCACCTAGCGGGCCGTCTTTGCCCGCACTCAGGGGGTAGGCGGCTCAAATGCCTGGTTTTTCCGACCTTTGCCCGTATGATTAAAGCACTTTTCCTGTGTTTACTGGCATTTTCGGCGGCGGCGCAGGCTACTATCGAGCCTGATAGCCGCGCTTTATACGGCATTATTAACCGGGGCAGCGGGCGCGGCATCGACGTGGCGCGGGCCGCCACTACCAGCGGCGCGCCGGCCGTGCAGTGGGAATTTACCCACGCTGCCAGCCAGCAGTGGCACCTCGTGCCGATTCGGGAAGGTGGCGAATACTACCGCCTCGAAAACAAGAATAGTACCCAGTGCCTCACGCTCGAGGTTTCAGCCAACGCGGAAGCCAACGCCACGACGCCGCTCGTGCAGCGGCCCTTTGCGGGTGGGCTGGGCCAGCAGTGGCGGCTGATGCCGGTGGGCCGGCCGGGGTCGTTTCAGTTGGAAAATCGCCTCGATGGCCGGGTAGCGACCGTGGAAACCAACAACCGCTTCAACGGTACGGCCGTGGTAGCAGCGCGCGGCATCGGCCGCAGCACGCAGCAGTGGCGGCTGTTTCAACTGCAGCTGCGGCTGGCGACCGGGCCGCCCTACTTCACCGCGCCCGAACCGCTGACTGCCCTCAATGCGGCGGGCGGCAGCCAGCTACAGCCCGTGCCTACTCCCGATGGCCGGGGCTTGTATTTCAACCGCACGAACTTCGTCGGCAATACCGAAGGCGCGGCCGAAACCGGCGACATCTGGCGGAGCGAGAGCGCCGACCACGGCCGCACCTGGGGCGCGCCCGTGCGGCCAGGTAGCCCCCCCGGCCTCAACACGCCCCAGAACAACGCGGTGCAAGCCGTGGTGAACGGT
The genomic region above belongs to Hymenobacter psoromatis and contains:
- a CDS encoding DUF2945 domain-containing protein — protein: MRKGTKVSWKYGTGTATGKIESIHKEHTTRKIKGSDITRNGTADDPALLIVQENGDKVLKLQSEVRPA